In Drosophila nasuta strain 15112-1781.00 chromosome 2R, ASM2355853v1, whole genome shotgun sequence, a single genomic region encodes these proteins:
- the LOC132785382 gene encoding uncharacterized protein LOC132785382, which translates to MSKHQSDATNIVKHPTDMDKLDMLKSQHARHVNHLNTLKMQIAALRIETDHLEQYQKKFQEQILAKRQFQKDLKSLLLESSKKALNEPNLQSFPRKFLTHIFAVFIGDHKFMKSCFQADNLFEMEVQELFMKEYQSQKHNHKAKIDQKLERTRKHLAEKYEAKLDDLEEKHKSNLVILKQKCYELLQQFLVNNCKDENHIPYLNELKALYLQKTQHL; encoded by the coding sequence ATGTCTAAGCATCAATCCGATGCTACAAACATTGTTAAGCACCCAACAGATATGGATAAACTAGACATGCTAAAAAGTCAACACGCTCGTCACGTAAATCATTTAAACACACTAAAGATGCAAATTGCTGCACTTCGTATTGAGACCGATCATTTGGAgcaatatcaaaaaaaattccaaGAGCAGATTTTAGCCAAAAGACAATTTCAAAAAGATCTAAAGTCTTTACTCTTAGAATCTTCTAAGAAGGCGCTTAATGAACCAAATTTGCAGTCATTTCCACGAAAATTCCTAACACATATTTTTGCTGTGTTCATTGGTGatcataaatttatgaaaagcTGTTTTCAAGCTGATAACCTTTTCGAGATGGAAGTACAGGAATTATTTATGAAGGAATATCAATCACAGAAACATAACCACAAAGCAAAAATTGACCAAAAGCTGGAACGCACGCGAAAGCATCTTGCGGAAAAATATGAAGCCAAGTTGGATGACCTGgaagaaaaacataaatccAATTTGGTGATCTTAAAGCAGAAATGTTACGAATTGCTTCAACAGTTCTTAGTAAATAACTGCAAGGATGAGAATCATATACCATACTTGAACGAGCTGAAAGCTTTGTATTTGCAAAAAACTCAGCAcctataa
- the LOC132785386 gene encoding cytochrome c oxidase assembly protein COX20, mitochondrial, which yields MADEAEDPNKSFFIFGRDVSQIPCFRNSFLYGISGGMGIGVLTFLGTSRPHLATHVGFGSFFCGTIVYWMACRYQWSLRRFEQQQLREAMRRQAQYEGTEVERELDLKTA from the exons ATGGCGGATGAAGCAGAGGATCCTAACAAG AGTTTCTTCATATTTGGTCGCGATGTTTCTCAGATTCCATGCTTTCGTAACAGTTTTCTTTATGGCATCAGCGGTGGAATGGGCATCGGTGTGTTGACATTCTTGGGCACTTCCCGGCCACATTTAGCAACCCACGTTGGATTTGGGAGCTTCTTTTGTGGTACAATTGTATATTGGATGGCCTGCAG ATATCAATGGTCATTACGCCGCtttgagcaacaacaactgagagAGGCAATGCGACGTCAAGCTCAGTATGAAGGTACAGAGGTAGAACGTGAGTTGGATCTTAAAACGGCGTAG